The region ACACGGACACGGACACGGACACCGACACCGACACCGACACGGATTCCCCGGAGATAGCGGTCAGCTGTGTCGATGGGGGGTTGGACTGGACGGAGATCTCCAACGGCGACACCCTGGCCTTCCCGGACACGGTGGCGGACGGCGAGGCCGGACAATCCAAAACCCTGACGATCAGCGTCCTCAACACCGGCGGCGCGGACTTGAACCTCACGGCCGACCCGGCGGTCACCGGCGTGGGGACCGAGGTGTGGACGCTCGATCTCAGCGAGTTCGTGGAGACCCTCCCGACCGCGGAGTCCTTCGACATGGACCTGCGGTTCGACCCGTTCACGTGCGACGACTACGCGGCGGTCCTGACCATCGAGAGCGACGACGCGGACGAGAACCCGTTCATCATCGAGCTCGAGGGCGCCGGCATCGACGGCACGCCGCCCGTCCCCGGCGGCGGCGGCGTCATCGACCCGGCCGAGGACACGATCACCGCCACCTCGGTCTCGCTGAGCTGGACCGCCGCGACCGACAACTGCTCCTGGCCCATCGACCTGCGCTATCGGCTGGTGCGCTCCGACTCGAACAACATCTCCACGGTGACCGAGGCGATCGAGAACGGCACCGTCGTGATGGACTGGACCAGCGACGTGACCGCCGTCGACGTGTCGAGCCTCTCCCCGGCGCACGACTACTGGTTCAACGTGCTCGTGGAGGACGAGCTCTGGAACCGCGCGGCCTACACCCCGGTCGTGGTCACGACGCTGCAGCAGATCTTCGTCTTTCCCACGGCGCCGAGCTTCGGCAACCTCGGCGGCTCCCGCGCGACGGGGGACAACGCCTGCCGCACCATCCGGGACAGCACCTATCCCGGCCTGCCGGACGACCACGTGCTGATGCTCATCTCGTTCGACGGAGACGAGATGATCGACATGGCGTCCGCGTATTCGATCCCCACCAACCGGCCCTTCTCGGGGCCGGGCGGCACCGTCTTCGCCGACAACTGGGCCGATCTCTTCGACGGGAGCATCGACATGACCCTGGCGGCGGCGGGCGCGCTCGGCAGCGGCTTCTGGTGGTCCGGATCCTACTCGGACGGGACTGGCTACACGGACACCTGCGAAAACTGGTACTCGGCGGCGGCCGCCTACAGCGGCGCCATCGGATCTGCCACCGCCGTGGACGGGAACTGGATCCTCTTCGGGACCCAGACCTGTTCCATGACGGTCCCCTTCCTCTGCCTCGCCTGGGAGTAGCACCCCCCGGAGTCCCGGGAGGCGCGGGGCGTCGCTCGCCTACGGGTAGATGAACGTCACGCCGTTGATGTCCGAGGTGGCGAGCGTCGTCTGCGCCTCGTTGCAGGGGCCGGTCGACCAGTACATGGTCGCCTCGTAGACGTCCGGGTGGTCGAGGCCGACGAGGTGGCCGATCTCGTGGGTCGCGATCCCCTCCAGGTCGAACTCGCCCGAGCAGCTGGGGCTCGCCGCCTCGGCGTCGGTGCAGAACAGCACGTTGTTGTTGAACACGATGTCGGCGTCGGTCATGCGGCGGAAGGTCGTGCCGTTGGTGATCATGGTCTGGCTGCCGAAGATCGGCAGGCAGGCCCCGAGCACGCCGGTGCCCAGGTCGCCGTCGGGATCCTCGAAGCTCATCGTGTTGAACCCGTCGTTGTTGAAGCCGCCGCCGCCGGCCGCCGCGTTCGCGATCTGGGTGAAGGTGATCGACGCGGTCGGCACGTCCTGCCAGTGCTGGAAGCCGAGCTGGACCGCGGTGAGCTCGGTCGGATCGACCATCGA is a window of Pseudomonadota bacterium DNA encoding:
- a CDS encoding fibronectin type III domain-containing protein; its protein translation is TDTDTDTDTDTDTDSPEIAVSCVDGGLDWTEISNGDTLAFPDTVADGEAGQSKTLTISVLNTGGADLNLTADPAVTGVGTEVWTLDLSEFVETLPTAESFDMDLRFDPFTCDDYAAVLTIESDDADENPFIIELEGAGIDGTPPVPGGGGVIDPAEDTITATSVSLSWTAATDNCSWPIDLRYRLVRSDSNNISTVTEAIENGTVVMDWTSDVTAVDVSSLSPAHDYWFNVLVEDELWNRAAYTPVVVTTLQQIFVFPTAPSFGNLGGSRATGDNACRTIRDSTYPGLPDDHVLMLISFDGDEMIDMASAYSIPTNRPFSGPGGTVFADNWADLFDGSIDMTLAAAGALGSGFWWSGSYSDGTGYTDTCENWYSAAAAYSGAIGSATAVDGNWILFGTQTCSMTVPFLCLAWE